A stretch of Pseudomonas sp. CCC3.1 DNA encodes these proteins:
- a CDS encoding alanyl-tRNA editing protein, whose translation MTQRLFFTSDALCADVDVIDCTPCEDGFVVTLQATPFHPQGGGQPCDTGRIGNSEVLKVLQLQDGIAHYVTQAIEPGPARAEVDPGRRQLNARLHSAGHLIGVIGEQAGWIPTKAHHWPGECRVSFTPAEHALALDAQQIQQRLEQWISADLPRHMRVDNQQRVVQFGDLPSYPCGGTHVRSLADLGAVNVLSATLKKGVLSVRYDLN comes from the coding sequence ATGACCCAACGCCTCTTTTTTACCAGTGACGCACTCTGCGCCGATGTCGACGTCATAGACTGCACGCCTTGCGAAGACGGCTTTGTCGTCACCTTGCAGGCAACCCCTTTCCATCCTCAGGGCGGAGGACAACCGTGTGACACCGGCCGGATTGGCAACAGCGAAGTGCTCAAGGTGTTGCAACTGCAAGACGGCATCGCGCATTACGTCACGCAGGCCATTGAACCTGGGCCTGCGCGCGCAGAGGTTGACCCTGGGCGCCGGCAGTTGAACGCCCGCTTGCACTCCGCCGGGCATTTGATTGGGGTCATCGGTGAGCAAGCTGGCTGGATACCGACCAAAGCTCATCATTGGCCGGGTGAATGCCGGGTCAGCTTTACCCCCGCAGAACACGCACTGGCGCTTGATGCCCAGCAGATCCAGCAGCGACTCGAGCAATGGATCAGTGCGGACCTGCCGCGACATATGCGGGTGGACAACCAGCAACGGGTTGTCCAGTTTGGTGACTTGCCGAGTTACCCCTGTGGTGGCACCCATGTCCGCTCTCTGGCCGATTTAGGTGCCGTCAATGTGCTCTCGGCCACCCTCAAGAAAGGCGTGCTGTCGGTCCGTTATGACCTGAACTGA